The Syngnathoides biaculeatus isolate LvHL_M chromosome 16, ASM1980259v1, whole genome shotgun sequence DNA segment GGACTGCGTTCGCTACCTGGACTCCATCGCCTCCAAGCAAATGGGCCTCAACCCCAAGCTCGTGAACAAGCTGAAAGAACGAGCGTTTCGAGACGCCGAGCGGCGCATCAAAGACTGCGCCAAGATGCAGAAGAAGCACCACAAGCGCATGGAGAAGAAGTTCCAAAAGGAGGCGCCCGAGGCGTCCGTGTCGGACGTCATGAGTTTTTCCAGTTACAGCAGCGGCTCTGTTAGCCACAAGCTGCACAACTTCAGCGCAGCCACCGTCAATGTGCCATATTCGCAGGTCAACACGTCTTTACTTGCTTTTAACACCGTCAAGTTAAAAAAACTGTGATTGGCATCGATCGTGTGTACGGTACAAATTTAAATGACAATCGATGTCGGCGGGGAGGACGGCTATGGAAAGACGGACAAATAGACAGACAAATGAACAGGTGGGGGGAAGATAGAAGATGGGCAGACAGACTGAGAAAGGATGGCCACAATGACAAACTGACAAATAAGCAATGGACAGACAAACAGATAAAGGTTGGGGAGACAAAAATAGCAATCGATAGAAAGACAGAAATGGTGCAAGacaaacagacaagacagagCAACCCCGTGGATGGACGGACATGGAGAGGTCCAGGACAGACGGACAGAGGGACTGCAAGACAGACAGACTGAAGCACTGACCAACAAATAGGGAGAGCGATGTCTAACAGACAGGGAGGTCCGGGCCATTTTGAAGACCAAATTTACCAAAGTTAAAGGGACGTAAGTTTCCTTGGCTTCATAACGTGTTCTGAAAGTCACTGAGTAACGTGTCTTTTGTGCTCCTCTCAGGCTACTCTTCACGCCACAAACCGAGGAAAGACGAAGATCCAGAAGAAActggagaaaaagaaacaaggCGACGGGAGCTTTAAGATCTACGAGGACGGCAGGAAGAGCGTGCGCTCCCTCTCCGGGCTCCAGATGGGCAATGACGTCATGTTCCTGAAACCCGGCACGGACGTCAACCCCAAGGATTATGGCCGCCGCAACGTCCGTGACATGTTTCCCAGAGACCACAACGATGACGCCATTTCACGTGCCATCAGCGAGCCGGACCTCCACGGGGCCAATGCGGACCACTCGGAGGTCAGCACAGACTCGGGACACGATTCCCTGTTCAACCGGCCCGGCCTGGGCACCATGGTCTTCAGGAGGAACTACGTGAGCGGGGGGATGTTCGACCTGGGCGATCCAGATGGATCTGATGGCTTGGGCAACGCGGTGCGTCTACGCAGCAGGCTGCACCCTCACCGCAGCCTGGACGAGGACAGCATAGGAAGTGCTCGCAGCCTGCAGGAGAGGAACATGGAGGAGATTCCCTGGGAGGAGGTGGAATTGGGGCTGGATGACGACGACGAAGCCCACACCAGCCCGCTGGAAGTCTTCCTGGCCACGCAGTGCATGAGCGACTTCTTCTCCATCTTCAGGAGAGAGAAGATCGACCTCCAAGCGTTGATGCTCTGCTCCGACCAAGACCTCAAGAGCATCCACGTCCCATTAGGACCGAGGAAGAAGATCTTAGATGCCTGTCGGAGACGGCTTGAGACAATTGACGACCCGGAGTGCATGGAAGACAGTGAACTGTGAGCGCctttaattcatccattttctagagcACTTCTTCTTCGTGTTGCCGGGGGGGGGCACCTTGAACCGGTCCCAGTCAGTTGCGGGCCACTGCGTCCACAGAGACATTGCGGCCTCGCGCATTCAGATGATTCGATGCGTGGCGACAATGACATGCCATAAGGACGTAGCTTGACCATGTAGCTTGACAACCTATCGCAATCGTATCGTATCCTGGTCTCTGTCCTTGTAGCCCAATACAATACGTCTAATACAGATCCATTTTTCATGGTTTAATTTTGAACAGTAACAGTTGTCATGAGTTTCTACTTTGATGACTTTGGAGTATTACAATTTGACTTTACCTGTACcgttaataaaggttttatgatgtcACTCGTTTCACCCAGCTACAGGTTAATTTGATGATTAATTAtttgcaacaataaaaaaaaaaaaaaaaaattctaaacaaaaacagagtCAGCCAGTTCACCCTCAGATGTGAAACTGCAGAgaatacatttggaaaagaaaaacgtAACCGATCGCAACCCTCTTTTTTTGCGCAGATGATCCAAGCGGAGGTGTGCTCATCAACGCAGGCGGAAACGAGAACATCATCTACCTCTAACGTGGAAAGgatcaaggcaaaaaaattcaaagttgCAGTCTCGAAAGAACTTCTTGTGTCGGGGGACACACGTTTGCCCCCCCGTGGGGTCGACTCAGACTCTCGTGCCTGTGCTCTTTTACTCTTGAAACACTAGACGTGCAATTATTAATGTAATGTCACATTTCATTTAACCTCTCGTTTGAACGCATCGCAAAGCTGGTCCCCGCCAAGGCAGGACAACTGCACATTTGCAGTTGTGAACTACTTGAGAGTGTGTGAACGCGTCGCTCGGTAACTTTTATCATACTTGCCCGTCGTCGCTTATTGTACTTGCGCACTCCGTGTAGTGCATGTTGAGTCAATATTTATGTAGATTATGATAGCTCACAAGTTCATAACGATCTATTTGAAGACTTTTATGGTCTCCGTGGACTTCTCTGCACATTGTTAATGTGTTCGCATTTGGATTAGATTATGTAATAAACGCACTAAGATTCACGTTTGCATCTACTCTGCTTTTTCACTTTCACCTGCAGAGTCAGTACTTGGTCACGTTTGTGGTATTTTAAGGCATTCGATTAAGATGTTTCCATCCCCTGGTATTTTACAGGAATTACACTCACATTGCAGTTTTATGTTTGCAGGAATACGTAAAACCACAGAAGAACTTGATCCGGATCCAAAGGtgaatgggatttttttcaggAACCGTGGTACCTCATGGCAATGCAAATATTATCGTCCTCTTCAGTTATTCGTATGTAGCTTGGGGTCCAATCATGTTGACCCTCAAACAAGTTTACAAATGCCAAGGGTCACGGTAGACCACATAGCGTCAAAAGGAAGAAGTACCTCGTGCAAAAGGCTGACGTGACACGTTTGAAGAAagacatccacactcacatgcTTGACGTTTCAAAAAAATAGCCTAGAGGAAGTTTATTTTCCACATACTGAAgtcattttcttcccttttctccTTGGACCGAGTGTTTGCCTCTAGTTTAGCGAGACAAAGGTCAAACTGGAACAGAGCAAGAATGTCAAGTCAGACAATAATAGCTTGGGCGTGGTCTGCAAGTATTTCCTTTCACGCACAGGAGGAACTTTTGGCAGTTCCGGAAAAATAAAGTTGACTCAGATGAAGGACGACAAACATGGCGACAAGCGGCGGCGAGAGCCGGGAGGAGCCCGGCGTCC contains these protein-coding regions:
- the ush1ga gene encoding pre-mRNA splicing regulator USH1G isoform X2; the protein is MNDRYHKAARDGYLDLLREATRKDLNAPDEDGMTPTLWAAYHGNLETLRLIVARGGNPDKCDIWGNTPLHLAAANGHHNCLFFLVSFGANIWCLDNDYHTPLNMAATKSHMDCVRYLDSIASKQMGLNPKLVNKLKERAFRDAERRIKDCAKMQKKHHKRMEKKFQKEAPEASVSDVMSFSSYSSGSVSHKLHNFSAATVNVPYSQATLHATNRGKTKIQKKLEKKKQGDGSFKIYEDGRKSVRSLSGLQMGNDVMFLKPGTDVNPKDYGRRNVRDMFPRDHNDDAISRAISEPDLHGANADHSEVSTDSGHDSLFNRPGLGTMVFRRNYVSGGMFDLGDPDGSDGLGNAVRLRSRLHPHRSLDEDSIGSARSLQERNMEEIPWEEVELGLDDDDEAHTSPLEVFLATQCMSDFFSIFRREKIDLQALMLCSDQDLKSIHVPLGPRKKILDACRRRLETIDDPECMEDSEL
- the ush1ga gene encoding pre-mRNA splicing regulator USH1G isoform X1, with amino-acid sequence MNDRYHKAARDGYLDLLREATRKDLNAPDEDGMTPTLWAAYHGNLETLRLIVARGGNPDKCDIWGNTPLHLAAANGHHNCLFFLVSFGANIWCLDNDYHTPLNMAATKSHMDCVRYLDSIASKQMGLNPKLVNKLKERAFRDAERRIKDCAKMQKKHHKRMEKKFQKEAPEASVSDVMSFSSYSSGSVSHKLHNFSAATVNVPYSQATLHATNRGKTKIQKKLEKKKQGDGSFKIYEDGRKSVRSLSGLQMGNDVMFLKPGTDVNPKDYGRRNVRDMFPRDHNDDAISRAISEPDLHGANADHSEVSTDSGHDSLFNRPGLGTMVFRRNYVSGGMFDLGDPDGSDGLGNAVRLRSRLHPHRSLDEDSIGSARSLQERNMEEIPWEEVELGLDDDDEAHTSPLEVFLATQCMSDFFSIFRREKIDLQALMLCSDQDLKSIHVPLGPRKKILDACRRRLETIDDPECMEDSEL